In a genomic window of Lycium ferocissimum isolate CSIRO_LF1 chromosome 9, AGI_CSIRO_Lferr_CH_V1, whole genome shotgun sequence:
- the LOC132031963 gene encoding protein disulfide isomerase-like 2-3, with amino-acid sequence MALLKERVHGKVAEGSFESPEPNVLIKLNLRNFVGKVLKSKNMWIVELAPEWRKTTKYLRGKVNQGHVDWDAEKSLMSKYNVQRFSTMLVFGPVPHEGTSTASPIESFAIEKLETNVIPLKLIESTNPVVIEGKCNSATICFVSFYGVTTQPP; translated from the coding sequence ATGGCGCTGTTGAAGGAGCGAGTACATGGAAAAGTAGCAGAAGGATCTTTTGAGAGTCCTGAGCCTAATGTATTAATAAAGTTGAACTTACGAAATTTTGTTGGGAAGGTGCTTAAGAGCAAAAATATGTGGATAGTGGAGCTTGCTCCTGAGTGGAGGAAAACTACTAAATACCTTCGCGGTAAGGTGAACCAAGGCCATGTAGATTGGGATGCAGAGAAGTCTTTGATGAGCAAGTACAATGTTCAACGTTTCTCCACGATGTTGGTATTTGGCCCTGTCCCACACGAAGGTACAAGTACAGCTTCACCTATTGAGTCCTTTGCAATAGAGAAGCTGGAAACAAATGTTATACCTCTTAAACTCATTGAGTCGACTAACCCAGTTGTCATAGAAGGGAAGTGTAATTCTGCTACTATTTGTTTTGTTTCCTTCtacggtgtcacgacccaacccccgtag